One Curtobacterium herbarum genomic window carries:
- a CDS encoding YidC/Oxa1 family membrane protein insertase, with product MDITTLPGLSTLLHAGTALVTTLTDLLTPLAGTAAAALAVVLLTLAVRVLLVPLAVLQVRAERDRRRLAPRIAELRRRAGKDTARFQRSLQELYTSERVSPLAGCLPVLAQAPVVSLLYTLFTHASIDGTVNTLLRATLAGIPLAQSAVVVVTSPLWVHGWLVLLLLATMAVVVELTRRAQLHWNPVPAEPTDPSLPGAAAVSGIARWVPFVSVGFAAIAPLAAALYVVTSAVWTLGERAVLRRVLR from the coding sequence ATGGACATCACCACCCTGCCCGGCCTCAGCACGCTGCTGCACGCCGGCACCGCACTCGTCACCACCCTCACCGACCTGCTCACCCCGCTCGCTGGGACGGCCGCCGCGGCGCTCGCCGTGGTCCTGCTGACCCTGGCGGTCCGGGTGCTGCTCGTCCCGCTCGCCGTCCTGCAGGTGCGCGCGGAGCGGGACCGGCGCCGCCTCGCGCCCCGGATCGCCGAACTGCGGCGGCGGGCCGGGAAGGACACCGCCCGGTTCCAGCGGTCCCTGCAGGAGCTGTACACGAGCGAACGGGTGTCGCCACTCGCCGGGTGCCTGCCGGTGCTCGCGCAGGCACCGGTCGTGTCGCTGCTGTACACGCTGTTCACCCACGCGAGCATCGACGGGACGGTCAACACCCTGCTGCGGGCGACCCTGGCGGGCATACCGCTCGCGCAGTCCGCGGTGGTGGTCGTCACCTCGCCGCTGTGGGTGCACGGCTGGCTGGTGCTCCTGCTGCTCGCCACCATGGCCGTCGTCGTCGAGCTGACCCGGCGGGCGCAGCTGCACTGGAACCCGGTCCCCGCGGAGCCGACCGACCCGAGCCTGCCCGGCGCCGCGGCTGTGAGCGGCATCGCCCGGTGGGTGCCGTTCGTCTCGGTCGGGTTCGCCGCGATCGCACCGCTGGCCGCGGCGCTGTACGTCGTGACGAGTGCGGTGTGGACGCTCGGCGAACGGGCGGTGCTGCGGCGGGTGCTGCGGTAG
- a CDS encoding SGNH/GDSL hydrolase family protein encodes MLHTIVATVVVVGVALVGGPGGTPFAPQAAVAAPQWPVPQPFPATDDPPERLADLPPGSEYVALGDSYSAGYGLANPTGLPVAACAQSGRDYPHRIAARFGLDLQDVTCAGATSEDVRDRTQWRGAPPQIEALSDRTRLVTLTIGGNDADLFGTAASCMALSSSGPVFSGKNAPSCRSTLDVDGVDTLGAKIESRVALGIADTLADIRQAAPNATVLLLGYPAIFPDAAHTPDRGCFRPAVDLGTLTGQFPSDTYPFTDTDVRWLHGIQEQLDEVAQDAARAAGVRFVDVFATTQAHSACARSGAYVSGVSLDSFGGFSSIDLEPGALHPNPAGVRYLTRQLDAELRDLLG; translated from the coding sequence GTGCTGCACACGATCGTGGCGACCGTCGTGGTCGTCGGCGTCGCCCTGGTCGGCGGTCCGGGCGGGACGCCGTTCGCGCCGCAGGCCGCGGTCGCTGCGCCGCAGTGGCCGGTGCCGCAGCCCTTCCCGGCCACGGACGACCCGCCCGAGCGCCTCGCAGACCTGCCGCCCGGCAGCGAGTACGTGGCCCTCGGTGACTCGTACTCGGCCGGGTACGGCCTGGCGAACCCGACGGGCCTGCCCGTCGCCGCGTGTGCGCAGTCCGGCCGGGACTACCCGCACCGGATCGCCGCACGCTTCGGACTGGACCTGCAGGACGTCACCTGTGCCGGCGCGACCAGCGAGGACGTCCGCGACCGTACGCAGTGGCGGGGCGCTCCGCCGCAGATCGAGGCGCTCTCGGACCGTACCCGCCTCGTGACGCTCACCATCGGTGGCAACGACGCCGACCTGTTCGGCACCGCCGCCTCGTGCATGGCGCTGTCGTCGTCCGGACCGGTGTTCTCCGGCAAGAACGCGCCGTCGTGCCGGAGCACGCTCGACGTCGACGGGGTCGACACGCTCGGGGCGAAGATCGAGAGCCGGGTCGCACTCGGCATCGCGGACACCCTGGCGGACATCCGGCAGGCGGCACCGAACGCGACCGTCCTGCTGCTCGGGTACCCGGCGATCTTCCCCGACGCCGCGCACACGCCCGACCGCGGGTGCTTCCGTCCCGCCGTCGACCTCGGCACCCTCACCGGACAGTTCCCCTCGGACACCTACCCGTTCACGGACACCGACGTCCGCTGGCTGCACGGCATCCAGGAGCAGCTCGACGAGGTCGCACAGGACGCCGCCCGAGCCGCCGGGGTCCGGTTCGTCGACGTCTTCGCGACGACGCAGGCCCACTCGGCGTGCGCCCGGTCCGGCGCCTACGTGTCCGGGGTGTCCCTCGACTCGTTCGGCGGGTTCAGCAGCATCGACCTCGAACCGGGCGCGCTGCACCCGAACCCGGCGGGGGTCCGGTACCTGACCAGGCAGTTGGACGCGGAGCTCCGGGACCTGCTCGGCTGA
- a CDS encoding DUF6412 domain-containing protein translates to MTVIEVLLRGVSALHGLDPAALGSLPGLTIAALGLGALGITVAAVGAVAAALLVLRLVALLTGADAADAGRASRTAPDLVTRIAWSDPDADGHPRPRAPGAVPAV, encoded by the coding sequence ATGACCGTCATCGAGGTGCTGCTCCGCGGGGTCTCCGCCCTGCACGGCCTCGACCCGGCCGCCCTCGGCTCACTGCCCGGGCTGACCATCGCGGCCCTCGGGCTCGGCGCGCTCGGCATCACCGTCGCCGCGGTCGGGGCCGTCGCCGCCGCGCTGCTCGTGCTGCGACTCGTCGCCCTGCTGACCGGAGCCGACGCTGCGGACGCGGGACGGGCCTCCCGGACGGCACCGGACCTCGTGACCCGGATCGCCTGGAGCGACCCGGACGCCGATGGGCACCCGCGACCGCGGGCACCGGGAGCCGTCCCGGCGGTCTGA
- the ybaK gene encoding Cys-tRNA(Pro) deacylase codes for MSAASPSTPATLALERAGVPFTPHVYEHHESATNFGEEAAAALGLREEQVFKTLVVSVDGDLAVAIVPVADRLDLKAIAAAVGGKKASLADPTLAERRTGYVVGGISPVGQKTRIRTVLDASAAEHATIFVSGGRRGFDIELSPADLARVTDASTAAITRS; via the coding sequence ATGAGCGCAGCATCCCCGAGCACCCCGGCGACGCTCGCACTGGAGCGGGCCGGCGTGCCCTTCACCCCGCACGTGTACGAGCACCACGAGAGCGCCACGAACTTCGGCGAAGAGGCGGCTGCTGCGCTCGGACTGCGCGAGGAGCAGGTGTTCAAGACGCTGGTGGTGTCGGTGGACGGCGACCTCGCGGTTGCGATCGTGCCGGTGGCCGACCGTCTCGACCTCAAGGCGATCGCGGCCGCCGTCGGTGGCAAGAAGGCCTCGCTGGCGGATCCGACCCTGGCGGAGCGTCGCACCGGGTACGTCGTCGGCGGCATCAGCCCGGTCGGGCAGAAGACCCGGATCCGCACGGTCCTCGACGCGTCGGCCGCCGAGCACGCCACGATCTTCGTGTCGGGCGGGCGCCGCGGGTTCGACATCGAGCTGTCGCCGGCGGACCTGGCCCGGGTCACCGACGCGAGCACGGCAGCCATCACCCGGAGTTGA
- a CDS encoding MFS transporter, with protein sequence MSTTSNRTVHPHTTPITVTTSSVIGIAVLGLATFFAITTELMPVGLLGTMSQDLGVTESTMGIVITVYAAAVALLALPLTSLTAKLPRKTVLVATLVGYTVSNALVALAPSFAVVCVGRVVGGIAHALFFSVASAYATRIVPPRLAGRAIAFVYSGSSLGFVIGVPLATGVGQSVGWRPAVGGVAACAALLAVVAAVCLPAVRGAASPHVGSPKAWARTGLLSVVVADLLLFAGHYIVYTYIGPYVIDAGLDAGMVSGALLVLGGTGVIGLWLAGMFVDRAPRQTLLVAIAAMAAAFVAMPFAHGSLVGTMVVAGIWMAANGTTGTLFMAAAIRTGGVSPEIAGALVNGASNIGIAGGAAIGGQVLGLSGLQTLPFAGALVLVAGLSVVAFAKRGFPVHATAQPHLSTSSIEVFTSSLAVVTSSIPTVSRAIQTITGSVATVHRAATGSIRTATGSVRTVRER encoded by the coding sequence GTGTCCACCACCAGCAACCGAACCGTGCACCCGCACACGACGCCGATCACCGTCACGACGTCGTCGGTGATCGGGATCGCCGTCCTCGGCCTCGCCACGTTCTTCGCCATCACGACCGAGCTCATGCCGGTCGGCCTGCTCGGCACCATGAGCCAGGACCTCGGCGTCACCGAGTCGACCATGGGCATCGTCATCACCGTGTACGCGGCAGCCGTCGCGCTGCTGGCCCTCCCCCTGACCTCCCTCACCGCGAAGCTGCCGCGGAAGACTGTGCTCGTCGCGACCCTCGTCGGCTACACGGTGTCGAACGCGCTGGTCGCACTCGCGCCGTCGTTCGCCGTCGTCTGTGTCGGCCGGGTCGTCGGCGGCATCGCACACGCCCTGTTCTTCTCGGTCGCGTCGGCCTACGCCACCCGGATCGTGCCGCCGCGCCTCGCCGGCCGGGCGATCGCGTTCGTCTACTCCGGCAGCTCGCTCGGCTTCGTGATCGGCGTCCCGCTCGCCACCGGAGTCGGCCAGTCCGTCGGGTGGCGTCCGGCCGTCGGCGGTGTCGCCGCCTGCGCCGCACTGCTCGCCGTCGTCGCCGCGGTCTGCCTGCCCGCCGTCCGTGGGGCTGCCTCGCCGCACGTCGGGTCGCCGAAGGCCTGGGCGCGCACCGGCCTGCTGTCGGTCGTCGTCGCCGACCTGCTGCTCTTCGCCGGGCACTACATCGTGTACACGTACATCGGCCCCTACGTCATCGACGCCGGGCTCGACGCCGGCATGGTGTCCGGCGCGCTGCTCGTCCTCGGCGGCACCGGCGTGATCGGCCTCTGGCTGGCCGGGATGTTCGTCGACCGGGCACCCCGACAGACGCTGCTCGTGGCGATCGCCGCGATGGCCGCCGCCTTCGTCGCGATGCCCTTCGCCCACGGCTCGCTCGTCGGCACCATGGTCGTCGCCGGCATCTGGATGGCCGCGAACGGCACGACCGGCACGCTGTTCATGGCCGCGGCGATCCGCACCGGTGGCGTCAGCCCGGAGATCGCGGGCGCCCTGGTAAACGGGGCGTCGAACATCGGGATCGCGGGCGGAGCAGCGATCGGCGGCCAGGTCCTCGGGCTGTCGGGACTGCAGACGCTGCCGTTCGCCGGCGCACTCGTCCTGGTCGCCGGGCTGTCCGTCGTCGCGTTCGCCAAGCGCGGGTTCCCGGTGCACGCCACCGCGCAGCCGCACCTCAGCACGTCGTCGATCGAGGTCTTCACCTCCTCGCTCGCCGTCGTCACGAGCTCGATCCCGACCGTCAGCCGGGCGATCCAGACCATCACCGGGTCCGTCGCCACGGTGCACCGGGCTGCGACCGGATCGATCCGGACCGCCACGGGTTCGGTGCGGACGGTCCGCGAGCGCTAG
- a CDS encoding PRC-barrel domain-containing protein produces MFEAANIRDWIGLPVVDANEDKIGNLESIYYDTATQQPAFGSVTTGVVGKKLVFVPLVGSTVAPKHLLVAFDKKTVKDAPSIATDGELDAATEPELFQHYGLDYQAGSGGERRLGRR; encoded by the coding sequence GTGTTCGAAGCAGCCAACATCCGGGACTGGATCGGCCTGCCGGTCGTCGACGCCAACGAGGACAAGATCGGCAACCTCGAGAGCATCTACTACGACACCGCGACGCAGCAGCCGGCGTTCGGGTCCGTGACCACGGGTGTCGTCGGCAAGAAGCTCGTGTTCGTGCCGCTCGTCGGCTCGACCGTGGCGCCGAAGCACCTGCTCGTGGCGTTCGACAAGAAGACCGTCAAGGACGCGCCCTCGATCGCGACCGACGGCGAGCTCGACGCGGCCACCGAGCCGGAGCTCTTCCAGCACTACGGCCTCGACTACCAGGCGGGCTCCGGCGGCGAGCGCCGTCTCGGTCGTCGCTGA
- a CDS encoding glycosyltransferase family 9 protein — translation MTAVPTLPPSDGRPELVVLRAIKLGDLLVAVPALHALRRTFPGHRITLATTAWLAPVVELVTDVDVHLAQHGLDHPIQVPTGVVDVAVNLHGAGPESGDLIDALQARRVIGHGAPDGPEWQHDVHERVRWAGLVTAHGMPADPDDVSIAVPAVPAVVAGAAVVHVGAFHGARHWPVDRFADVVRGLVARGHHVVLTGGADDVERALAVAELAGLDDAAVLAGRLDLQPFAAVVAAASLLVTVDTGAAHLASAYGIPSVVLFGPAPPEAWGPPASGPHVVLTDTSVRRGDVFAEDPDPAILAVSADDVLEAVDGLGVAPAVPVHDSDR, via the coding sequence GTGACCGCCGTACCCACCCTGCCCCCGTCCGACGGCCGACCCGAGCTCGTCGTGCTCCGGGCGATCAAGCTCGGCGACCTGCTCGTCGCCGTCCCCGCGCTGCACGCCCTCCGCCGGACCTTCCCGGGGCACCGCATCACCCTCGCGACGACCGCCTGGCTCGCCCCGGTCGTCGAGCTCGTCACCGACGTCGACGTGCACCTCGCCCAGCACGGCCTGGACCACCCGATCCAGGTGCCGACCGGCGTCGTCGACGTCGCCGTCAACCTGCACGGTGCCGGCCCCGAGTCGGGCGACCTGATCGACGCGCTGCAGGCACGCCGGGTGATCGGCCACGGCGCCCCCGACGGGCCCGAGTGGCAGCACGACGTCCACGAGCGGGTCCGCTGGGCCGGGCTGGTGACCGCCCACGGCATGCCCGCCGACCCGGACGACGTGTCGATCGCCGTGCCGGCCGTCCCCGCCGTCGTGGCGGGCGCCGCGGTCGTGCACGTCGGTGCCTTCCACGGAGCCCGGCACTGGCCGGTCGACCGCTTCGCCGACGTGGTGCGCGGACTCGTCGCCCGCGGGCACCACGTGGTCCTGACGGGAGGCGCGGACGACGTCGAGCGCGCCCTGGCCGTCGCCGAGCTGGCCGGCCTCGACGACGCTGCGGTCCTCGCCGGACGGCTGGACCTGCAGCCGTTCGCCGCGGTCGTGGCCGCTGCGAGCCTCCTGGTCACCGTCGACACGGGTGCGGCGCACCTGGCCTCCGCCTACGGGATCCCGTCGGTGGTCCTGTTCGGCCCGGCGCCGCCCGAGGCGTGGGGCCCGCCGGCGTCCGGTCCGCACGTGGTGCTGACCGACACCTCCGTCCGCCGCGGCGACGTGTTCGCGGAGGACCCGGACCCCGCGATCCTCGCGGTCAGCGCCGACGACGTGCTCGAGGCCGTCGACGGACTCGGTGTGGCACCCGCGGTCCCGGTCCACGACAGCGACCGGTAG
- a CDS encoding NUDIX domain-containing protein, which translates to MPPRSSGLLLHRGTGPSLEVLIVHMGGPFWRHRPRAWSIPKGELEAGEDPLTTALREFGEEIGTPAPAGTTVLLGDFRQASGKVVTVWTLAAPDFTVEAVRSNTVSLELPRGSGRFVEVPEVDDARWVRLDEARGLVVAGQVAALDALAARD; encoded by the coding sequence GTGCCCCCTCGTTCGTCCGGTCTCCTGCTGCACCGCGGCACCGGACCGTCGCTCGAGGTCCTCATCGTCCACATGGGCGGACCGTTCTGGCGGCACCGACCGCGTGCGTGGTCGATCCCGAAGGGCGAGCTCGAGGCGGGCGAGGACCCGCTGACCACGGCGCTCCGTGAGTTCGGCGAGGAGATCGGCACCCCGGCGCCCGCGGGGACGACCGTCCTGCTCGGGGACTTCCGGCAGGCGTCCGGGAAGGTCGTTACCGTCTGGACCCTCGCCGCACCCGACTTCACGGTCGAGGCCGTCCGGAGCAACACCGTGTCGCTCGAACTGCCGCGCGGGTCGGGGCGCTTCGTCGAGGTGCCCGAGGTCGACGATGCCCGCTGGGTCCGGCTCGACGAGGCGAGAGGGCTCGTCGTCGCGGGACAGGTCGCGGCGCTCGACGCCCTGGCGGCACGGGACTGA
- a CDS encoding alpha/beta fold hydrolase — MQTIELRDGRVVLVDDTTAGGADAEDRPTLVWHHESPHTGVLVEPLRTMAADRGLRLLAVTRPGYGGADPLPGRSVADGAQDLDQVLDALGIGRVAVFGGSGGGPHALAAAALLPDRVAALATLASPAPFVDTPAWWDGMADDGGLRAATVGREARLTWAATADFDPAQFVDTDWAALDGDWAALGQDAAAAGGPGLQGAADDDVAFVTDWGFALSAVRVPTFLVHGTRDRVVPVAHGRALAEAMPRATYEERPDDGHIAVLSTVPSVLDRLAAVLRG; from the coding sequence ATGCAGACCATCGAGCTCCGCGACGGCCGCGTCGTCCTGGTCGACGACACCACAGCCGGCGGTGCTGACGCCGAGGACCGACCGACACTCGTCTGGCACCACGAGTCGCCGCACACCGGCGTCCTCGTCGAGCCACTCCGCACGATGGCCGCCGACCGCGGCCTGCGCCTGCTCGCCGTGACCCGACCCGGCTACGGCGGTGCCGACCCGCTGCCGGGACGCTCGGTCGCGGACGGCGCACAGGACCTCGACCAGGTGCTCGACGCGCTCGGCATCGGCCGCGTCGCCGTGTTCGGCGGCTCCGGCGGCGGCCCGCACGCCCTCGCCGCTGCGGCGTTGCTGCCCGACCGGGTCGCCGCGCTCGCGACCCTCGCCTCCCCTGCACCCTTCGTCGACACGCCGGCCTGGTGGGACGGCATGGCGGACGACGGCGGCCTCCGCGCGGCGACCGTCGGACGGGAGGCACGTCTCACCTGGGCAGCGACGGCGGACTTCGACCCGGCCCAGTTCGTCGACACGGACTGGGCCGCACTGGACGGGGACTGGGCCGCCCTGGGTCAGGACGCGGCGGCGGCGGGTGGGCCGGGCCTCCAGGGCGCAGCGGACGACGACGTGGCGTTCGTGACGGACTGGGGATTCGCGCTGTCCGCGGTGCGGGTCCCGACGTTCCTGGTGCACGGCACCCGCGACCGGGTCGTCCCGGTGGCGCACGGCCGGGCGCTGGCCGAGGCGATGCCGCGCGCGACCTACGAGGAGCGGCCGGACGACGGGCACATCGCGGTGCTGTCGACGGTGCCGTCGGTGCTGGACCGGTTGGCGGCGGTCCTGCGCGGCTGA
- a CDS encoding ATP-dependent Clp protease ATP-binding subunit gives MPQTFGPTGGNDSFDEFLARLLAASQNPGQSQRSVPFGRPVDITRLLSRRTHELLQQTSEYAVEQGQHEIDALHVLHVLVGTEPFAAVLRSAGADPERFAAEVEQRLPMPSGDTVEGRPALTPSAQRILLEATQAARGFGSTYTDPEHVFFALVTDQDTVAGQLLASAGVTPQVMQSYAQEAAEAAREGRPVPGATDRQEERSETPTLDQYGTDLSARAREGRIDPVIGRADEIEQAVEILLRRTKNNPVLIGEPGVGKTAIVEGLAQRIVDGDVPTLLQGKRVVALDLPGMLAGTRYRGDFEERLTNAMDEIAAHADELIVFVDELHTVVGAGGGGEGGSMDAGNILKPRLARGDLHLVGATTLTEYRRIEKDAALERRFQPVTVGEPGVEDAVAILTGLSPRYAEHHGVTYADDAIRASVELSHRYVTDRHLPDKAIDLIDQAGARRRLARSGDVDVEALRAQVAELSARKDHAVAEEQYEAASGLRDEIAGLEARITAASTGDAERASRPAAADDVITEADIAAVVSRATGIPVARLGSADKTRLAALEPELHDRVVGQDDAVRAVAKAVRRSRTGMGDPRRPVGSFLFLGPTGVGKTELAKALAASLFGDESAMLRFDMSEFGERHTVSRLVGAPPGYVGYDEAGQLTERVRRNPYSVILLDEVEKAHPDVFNLLLQVLDDGRLTDGQGRTVDFRNTVVIMTSNIGSEFLASRTGALGFSVSADGGYAEDDLRNRVMGKLRESMRPEFINRIDEIVLFRKLERGQLRSIVSLLLQDTAFRVAAQGMVLSVSEAATDWLAQHGYEPEYGARPLRRLIQREVDDRIAELVVDGSAHEGETVRIDVADDELVAVVDAPVVV, from the coding sequence TTGCCACAGACGTTCGGCCCGACCGGCGGCAACGACTCGTTCGACGAGTTCCTCGCTCGACTGCTTGCGGCTTCACAGAACCCCGGCCAGTCCCAGCGGTCCGTGCCGTTCGGGCGACCGGTCGACATCACCCGGCTGCTCAGCCGGCGGACCCACGAACTGCTCCAGCAGACGTCCGAGTACGCCGTCGAGCAGGGGCAGCACGAGATCGACGCCCTGCACGTGCTGCACGTGCTCGTCGGCACCGAGCCCTTCGCGGCCGTCCTGCGGTCCGCGGGCGCCGACCCGGAGCGCTTCGCCGCCGAGGTCGAGCAGCGCCTGCCGATGCCCTCGGGCGACACCGTCGAGGGCCGCCCCGCGCTGACCCCGTCCGCGCAGCGCATCCTGCTCGAGGCCACCCAGGCCGCGCGCGGGTTCGGCAGCACGTACACCGACCCCGAGCACGTCTTCTTCGCGCTCGTCACGGACCAGGATACCGTCGCCGGTCAGCTGCTCGCGAGTGCCGGCGTCACCCCGCAGGTGATGCAGTCGTACGCACAGGAAGCGGCCGAGGCCGCACGGGAGGGGCGTCCCGTGCCCGGCGCGACCGACCGGCAGGAAGAGCGGTCGGAGACCCCGACGCTGGACCAGTACGGCACCGACCTCAGCGCCCGCGCCCGCGAGGGTCGCATCGACCCGGTCATCGGCCGCGCGGACGAGATCGAGCAGGCCGTCGAGATCCTGCTCCGGCGCACCAAGAACAACCCCGTCCTCATCGGCGAGCCCGGTGTCGGCAAGACCGCGATCGTCGAGGGCCTCGCCCAGCGCATCGTCGACGGTGACGTCCCCACCCTGCTGCAGGGCAAGCGGGTCGTCGCCCTCGACCTGCCCGGCATGCTCGCCGGCACCCGCTACCGCGGGGACTTCGAGGAGCGCCTGACGAACGCGATGGACGAGATCGCCGCGCACGCGGACGAGCTCATCGTCTTCGTCGACGAACTCCACACCGTCGTCGGCGCCGGTGGCGGTGGCGAGGGCGGCTCGATGGACGCGGGCAACATCCTCAAGCCGCGTCTGGCCCGCGGGGACCTGCACCTGGTCGGTGCGACGACGCTCACCGAGTACCGCCGCATCGAGAAGGACGCAGCCCTCGAGCGCCGCTTCCAGCCCGTCACGGTGGGGGAGCCCGGTGTCGAGGACGCGGTCGCCATCCTCACCGGACTGAGCCCCCGCTACGCCGAGCACCACGGCGTGACCTACGCCGACGACGCCATCCGCGCGTCCGTCGAGCTGTCGCACCGCTACGTGACCGACCGGCACCTGCCGGACAAGGCGATCGACCTGATCGACCAGGCCGGTGCCCGCCGCCGTCTCGCCCGCTCCGGTGACGTCGACGTCGAGGCGCTCCGGGCCCAGGTCGCGGAGCTGAGCGCCCGGAAGGACCACGCGGTCGCCGAGGAGCAGTACGAGGCGGCGTCGGGCCTGCGCGACGAGATCGCCGGACTGGAGGCGCGGATCACCGCCGCCTCCACCGGTGACGCCGAGCGGGCCTCCCGTCCGGCGGCCGCGGACGACGTCATCACGGAAGCGGACATCGCCGCCGTGGTGTCCCGGGCCACCGGCATCCCGGTGGCACGCCTCGGCTCCGCCGACAAGACCCGCCTGGCCGCCCTGGAACCCGAACTGCACGACCGTGTGGTCGGGCAGGACGACGCGGTGCGCGCCGTCGCGAAGGCGGTCCGCCGCAGCCGCACCGGCATGGGGGACCCGCGTCGCCCAGTCGGCAGCTTCCTGTTCCTCGGCCCGACCGGTGTCGGCAAGACCGAGCTCGCCAAGGCCCTGGCGGCGTCGCTGTTCGGTGACGAGTCGGCGATGCTGCGCTTCGACATGAGCGAGTTCGGCGAACGGCACACGGTGTCCCGGCTGGTCGGTGCCCCTCCGGGGTACGTCGGCTACGACGAGGCCGGGCAGCTCACCGAGCGCGTCCGTCGGAACCCGTACTCGGTGATCCTGCTCGACGAGGTCGAGAAGGCCCACCCCGACGTGTTCAACCTGCTGCTGCAGGTGCTCGACGACGGGCGACTCACCGACGGGCAGGGGCGCACGGTCGACTTCCGCAACACGGTCGTCATCATGACCTCGAACATCGGCTCGGAGTTCCTGGCGTCCCGGACGGGTGCGCTCGGGTTCTCGGTGTCCGCGGACGGTGGGTACGCCGAGGACGACCTGCGCAACCGGGTGATGGGCAAGCTCCGCGAGTCGATGCGGCCGGAGTTCATCAACCGCATCGACGAGATCGTGCTCTTCCGCAAGCTCGAGCGCGGGCAGCTGCGGTCCATCGTGTCGCTGCTGCTGCAGGACACGGCCTTCCGGGTCGCCGCGCAGGGCATGGTCCTGTCGGTGTCCGAGGCCGCGACGGACTGGCTCGCGCAGCACGGCTACGAGCCGGAGTACGGCGCCCGTCCGCTCCGTCGGCTGATCCAGCGCGAGGTCGACGACCGGATCGCCGAACTCGTCGTCGACGGGTCGGCGCACGAGGGTGAGACCGTCCGGATCGACGTCGCCGACGACGAGCTCGTCGCGGTGGTCGACGCACCGGTCGTGGTCTAG
- a CDS encoding HAD-IIIA family hydrolase, with amino-acid sequence MALSDRPLRGVLFDRDDTLVVDVPYNADPDLVVPVAGASAAVAAARAAGLAVGVVTNQSAIAKGLATGDQVDATNARVDELVGPFDVWEVCPHDRGDGCACRKPRPGMVFSAAERLGLDAADLVVIGDIGADVGAAVAAGAQGILVPTARTMPAEVAAAATVAGSIEEAVALVLARAAGSPA; translated from the coding sequence GTGGCCCTCTCCGATCGTCCGCTCCGCGGCGTCCTCTTCGACCGTGACGACACCCTGGTGGTCGACGTCCCCTACAACGCCGACCCGGACCTCGTGGTGCCGGTGGCGGGAGCGTCTGCCGCGGTCGCCGCTGCCCGCGCTGCCGGACTGGCCGTCGGCGTCGTCACGAACCAGTCCGCGATCGCGAAGGGCCTGGCGACCGGCGACCAGGTCGACGCGACGAACGCCCGCGTCGACGAGCTCGTCGGACCGTTCGACGTGTGGGAGGTCTGCCCGCACGACCGCGGCGACGGCTGCGCCTGCCGGAAGCCCCGGCCCGGCATGGTGTTCAGCGCGGCCGAACGACTCGGGCTGGACGCCGCGGACCTGGTCGTCATCGGGGACATCGGCGCCGACGTCGGTGCGGCCGTCGCCGCGGGAGCGCAGGGGATCCTCGTGCCGACCGCGCGGACGATGCCCGCCGAGGTCGCGGCGGCAGCCACCGTCGCGGGCTCGATCGAGGAGGCCGTGGCGCTCGTCCTCGCCCGGGCCGCGGGGTCTCCCGCATGA